In Leopardus geoffroyi isolate Oge1 chromosome D1, O.geoffroyi_Oge1_pat1.0, whole genome shotgun sequence, a single window of DNA contains:
- the BSX gene encoding brain-specific homeobox protein homolog, whose product MNLNFTSPLHPASSQRPTSFFIEDILLHKPKPLREMAPDHFASSLASRVPLLDYGYPLMPTPTLLAPHPHHPLHKGDHHHPYFLTTSGVPVPALFPHPQHSELPGKHCRRRKARTVFSDSQLSGLEKRFEIQRYLSTPERVELATALSLSETQVKTWFQNRRMKHKKQLRKSQDEPKAPDGLESPEGSPRGPEAASAEARLGLPAGPFVLTEPEDEVDIGDEGELGSGPHVL is encoded by the exons ATGAATCTCAACTTCACCTCCCCTCTGCACCCGGCGTCTTCTCAGAGGCCCACGTCCTTCTTCATTGAGGACATCCTGCTGCACAAGCCCAAGCCGCTAAGGGAGATGGCCCCTGATCACTTCGCCAGCTCTCTGGCCTCCCGGGTGCCTCTCCTAGACTATGGCTACCCCCTCATGCCCACACCCACCCTCCTGGCTCCTCACCCTCATCACCCTCTGCATAAGGGAGACCACCACCACCCTTATTTCCTCACCACCTCGG GGGTGCCGGTGCCGGCGCTGTTCCCGCATCCCCAGCACAGCGAGCTGCCGGGGAAGCACTGCCGCCGCCGCAAAGCTCGCACGGTTTTCTCGGACTCGCAGCTTTCCGGCCTGGAGAAGAGATTCGAGATCCAGCGCTACCTGTCCACGCCAGAGCGGGTGGAGCTGGCCACGGCCCTCAGCCTGTCCGAGACGCAG GTGAAAACGTGGTTCCAGAACCGGCGGATGAAGCATAAAAAGCAGCTGAGGAAAAGTCAGGATGAGCCCAAAGCGCCCGATGGGCTCGAGAGCCCCGAGGGCAGCCCTCGCGGCCCAGAGGCCGCATCCGCCGAGGCTCGGCTGGGCCTGCCCGCCGGCCCCTTCGTGCTGACCGAGCCCGAGGACGAGGTGGACATCGGGGACGAGGGGGAGCTCGGCTCGGGGCCGCACGTGCTCTGA